The Setaria italica strain Yugu1 chromosome IX, Setaria_italica_v2.0, whole genome shotgun sequence genome has a window encoding:
- the LOC101756641 gene encoding 4-hydroxyphenylacetaldehyde oxime monooxygenase, which translates to MDLPKVPPFFSTKGRRLHLPPGPLRLPILGNLHQIMGALPHRSLRELARRHGPVMQLRLGTVPTVVVSSAEAAREVLKTHDAACCNRPDTPGARRLSYGYKDVAFTPYSDCWREMRKLIVVELLNARRVQATWPAREAEVDKLIGRLTSGGRRPVYLEDHIFTLMDGIVGTVALGSIYGSEQFAHKKHFHDLFDEAMAVKSSFSAEDYFPNVFGRLVDHLTGLVSRREKVFWELDAFFDKIIGRHLHPSRPTPDNGPGFIDVLIGLTKEHEGTFSWFTKDHIKGMLSDTFIGGVDTNSVTVVWAMAELIRNPEVLKKAQDEIRGAVGNKKRVEPDDLPKLKYLKMVVKETLRLHPVVPLLAPRETMRHIKICGYDVPAKTRIFVNVWAIGRDPASWSNPEEFDPDRFEGNGVDFNGAHFELLPFGAGRRMCPGVAMGVAIVEFALANLLYCFEWELPDGTTAEDVSMEEAGGLTINKKVPLVLVPTKYKCQRS; encoded by the exons CTTCTTCTCCACCAaaggccgccgcctccacctgccgCCCGGTCCACTGAGGCTGCCTATCCTGGGCAACCTGCATCAGATCATGGGCGCGCTGCCCCATCGGAGCCTCCGCGAGCTGGCGCGTCGCCACGGGCCGGTGATGCAACTGCGGCTGGGCACGGTGCCGACGGTGGTGGTGtcgtcggcggaggcggcgagggaggtgcTGAAGACACACGACGCCGCGTGCTGCAACCGGCCGGACACACCGGGGGCGCGGCGGTTGTCGTACGGCTACAAGGACGTGGCGTTCACGCCCTACAGCGATTGCTGGCGCGAGATGCGCAAGCTCATTGTTGTCGAGCTCCTCAACGCACGCCGCGTCCAGGCCACCTGGCCAGCCAGGGAAGCCGAGGTGGACAAACTCATCGGTCGCTTAACCAGCGGAGGACGGAGACCAGTGTACCTGGAGGATCACATCTTCACGCTCATGGACGGCATTGTCGGCACGGTGGCACTTGGGAGCATATACGGTTCAGAGCAGTTTGCACACAAGAAGCACTTCCACGATCTGTTCGATGAGGCCATGGCTGTAAAGAGCAGCTTCTCCGCCGAGGACTACTTCCCCAACGTCTTCGGTCGCCTTGTGGACCATCTCACCGGCCTCGTCTCCCGCCGTGAGAAGGTATTTTGGGAGCTCGACGCTTTCTTCGACAAGATTATCGGCAGGCACCTCCACCCGTCCCGCCCCACACCGGACAACGGGCCCGGCTTCATCGACGTCCTTATTGGCCTCACCAAGGAGCACGAGGGCACTTTCAGTTGGTTCACTAAAGACCACATCAAGGGAATGTTATCG GATACGTTCATAGGTGGAGTTGATACGAACTCGGTCACGGTGGTCTGGGCAATGGCCGAGCTGATTCGAAACCCGGAGGTTCTTAAGAAGGCACAAGACGAGATCAGAGGAGCGGTGGGCAACAAAAAGAGGGTAGAACCGGATGACTTGCCCAAACTCAAGTACCTTAAGATGGTGGTAAAGGAGACGCTACGGCTACACCCGGTGGTACCGCTTCTAGCTCCGAGGGAGACCATGCGGCACATCAAGATCTGTGGATACGACGTGCCTGCCAAGACAAGGATCTTTGTAAATGTTTGGGCAATTGGCAGGGACCCTGCAAGCTGGAGTAACCCCGAGGAATTTGACCCAGATAGATTTGAGGGGAATGGTGTCGACTTCAATGGGGCACATTTTGAGCTTCTGCCGTTCGGCGCCGGACGTCGGATGTGCCCTGGAGTGGCCATGGGGGTGGCGATAGTAGAGTTCGCGCTGGCCAACCTGCTCTACTGCTTTGAGTGGGAGCTCCCAGATGGTACGACGGCGGAGGATGTGAGCATGGAAGAGGCAGGAGGGCTCACCATCAACAAGAAGGTCCCCCTCGTGCTTGTGCCGACCAAGTACAAGTGCCAGAGATCATGA